From a single Rhodococcus jostii RHA1 genomic region:
- a CDS encoding DedA family protein, whose amino-acid sequence MNVALGLGLLDASTLLGTLGLLGVLGAVVIETGLLVGFFLPGDSLLFTAGVFAAQSHPFAPLWLLLLTVPAAAIVGDQLGFLIGRRAGDTVFHRPSAKRIGPKQLEQSRRFFDRYGPRTILLARFVPVARTIAPVMAGASGMSYRTFAVYNVIGGIAWGVGVPVLGYLLGGIAFVRGHIEVILIAVVLVSILPLVINGLRARRRGQGAVLQPDSIPTPTGEPGQCARSGAPYTRRS is encoded by the coding sequence ATGAATGTGGCACTGGGACTTGGCTTACTGGACGCGTCGACGCTGCTGGGCACCTTGGGGTTGCTCGGCGTCCTCGGCGCCGTGGTCATCGAAACCGGTCTGCTCGTCGGGTTCTTTCTGCCGGGCGACTCGTTGCTGTTCACAGCCGGTGTCTTCGCCGCCCAGTCGCATCCGTTCGCGCCGTTGTGGCTGCTGCTGCTCACCGTCCCGGCCGCTGCGATCGTCGGTGACCAACTCGGGTTTCTGATCGGCAGACGGGCCGGGGACACGGTGTTTCATCGGCCCAGCGCCAAGCGGATCGGCCCGAAACAACTCGAGCAGTCGCGGCGGTTCTTCGACCGCTACGGGCCGCGCACGATCCTGTTGGCCCGCTTCGTTCCCGTCGCCCGCACGATCGCACCGGTGATGGCCGGCGCGTCCGGGATGTCCTACCGCACCTTCGCCGTCTACAACGTCATCGGCGGCATTGCCTGGGGCGTCGGGGTGCCGGTCCTCGGCTACCTGCTCGGCGGAATCGCATTCGTCCGCGGTCATATCGAGGTGATCCTGATCGCCGTCGTGCTGGTGTCGATTCTGCCGCTGGTGATCAACGGACTGCGGGCCCGGCGTCGAGGACAAGGTGCGGTCCTTCAACCGGACAGCATCCCGACGCCCACCGGCGAGCCGGGCCAGTGCGCCCGTTCCGGCGCACCATATACCCGACGCTCCTGA